In Paramicrobacterium humi, the genomic stretch CGTGGTCGGTGAGGTCGGGGAACTGGGCGCGCAGGTTCGCCTCGCTCAGGTCGAGGTCGCGCTTCGTGTAGTAGCCGTCCGACTTGCCGGGCTCGGGATCACCCCAGATGTAGATCCACTTCGGCATGGCGGTGAGGTTGCAGACCGGGTCGTCGCTGAGCCAGTACTCGCCGAACTTGTCGTGCGCGGAGTACCAGTTCGAGGGGAGGTCGTACGTGACGTCCACGTCGTGCGGGAAGTACGCGTAGCTGTCGAGAGGGTAGACCCCGTTCACGGCCGTGGAGTAGGCGGGCGGGTCGAAGTCGGGCTTCGCTCCGGTTCCCGTCTGCGTGGGCTGCGGCGTCGGCACGCCGCGCGGAAGGCTCGCGGTCGGGCTCACGGCGGGAAGCGGAGCCGCGCTCGGGATGCTGCTCGCTATGAGACTGACGACGGCCGTGACGGCGACGATCGTGAGCGCGGCGATGCCGAGCGAGGCGAGCGTCCACGTGACGATGCGCCGTCGACGCGATTGCTGCGGATCCTCGCTCGCTCCGTCGTCGTTCACGCCGGGCGGCGGAGGCGGCGGCTGGAAGGTCATGTCAGAGCTCGATGCCAAGCAGCACGGGCTCAGGCCGCAAGAGGATGCCGAACTCGGCTTGCACGCGAGACTGAACAAAGCGCGCGAGCGAGGCGATGTCGTCGGCGGTCGCGCCTCCGCGGTTCGTGAGGGCGAGGGTGTGCTTGGTCGAGATGCCGGCGCGGGACCCGGGAAGCGCGAATCCGCGCGGGATGCTCGCACGCTCGATGAGCCATGCGGCGCTGAGCTTCACGAGCTGTGGCTCCGCGTCCGCGGCGAGCGGCGGAATCTCGGTTCCGGCTGAGCCGTCGAGCGGCAGCACCGTGTCGGCGGCATCGGCGGTGGCGAGGGGCCAGCGCGGCGCCTCGGCCGGCAGCGTCCGGGCGAGCTGGTCGGTCACGATCGGGTTCGTGAAGAATGAGCCGGCGCTGTGCGTGTCGCGGTCGGCGGCGTCGAGGACCATGCCCTTCGAGGAGCGGAGGGCGAGCACGGCCTCGCGCACCTGCTCGAGCGGAACCCGGTCACCGAGCTCGACGTCGAGGGCACGCGCGAGCTGCGAGTAGGCGACCGGCCGGCTGAGGCCGTCCTCGGCGGGGGCGAGCCGCAGGTCGACCGAGAGCACGACGGCTTCGCGAGCGGCGGGCTCGCCGCCGTGGCGCTTGAGCACGGAGCTGCGGTAGCCGAGCTCGAGCTCGGTCGCGGGGACACGCACGCGCTCCCCCGACTCGTAATCGAGCAGCTCGACGGATTCGAGAACGCTCGAGAGCTCCTGGCCGTAGGCGCCGATGTTCTGGATCGGCGCCGCGCCGACAGAGCCGGGGATGCCGGAGAGCGCCTCGATGCCGGTCAGCCCGGTCTCGACCGTGTGCGCGACGAGCGCGTCCCAGTTCTCGCCGGCCTGGACGCGCAGGAGCACGCTGTCGGGCTCGTCGACGCGTTCGATCCCTCGCGTGCGCATGAGAACGACGGCGCCTTCGATGCCGTCGTCGGCCGCGAGCGTGTTCGAGCCGCCGCCGAGAACCGTCCACGGCTCGTCATCGGCCCACAGCTCGGTGAGCAGGTCGACGAGCTCCT encodes the following:
- a CDS encoding UDP-N-acetylmuramate dehydrogenase, which gives rise to MSELSEPRPLRELTTLAVGGAPERMLQADDAEELVDLLTELWADDEPWTVLGGGSNTLAADDGIEGAVVLMRTRGIERVDEPDSVLLRVQAGENWDALVAHTVETGLTGIEALSGIPGSVGAAPIQNIGAYGQELSSVLESVELLDYESGERVRVPATELELGYRSSVLKRHGGEPAAREAVVLSVDLRLAPAEDGLSRPVAYSQLARALDVELGDRVPLEQVREAVLALRSSKGMVLDAADRDTHSAGSFFTNPIVTDQLARTLPAEAPRWPLATADAADTVLPLDGSAGTEIPPLAADAEPQLVKLSAAWLIERASIPRGFALPGSRAGISTKHTLALTNRGGATADDIASLARFVQSRVQAEFGILLRPEPVLLGIEL